A part of Liolophura sinensis isolate JHLJ2023 chromosome 1, CUHK_Ljap_v2, whole genome shotgun sequence genomic DNA contains:
- the LOC135482026 gene encoding GTP-binding protein Di-Ras2-like, which translates to MADDDQRQRLVFLGAGAVGKSSIIQRFLSDTFSEQYKETVEDLYCREYNVNGSLVKVDILDTAGNFAFPAMRRLSISTAHAFVLVYAINNRSSFEEIKRVWEQIKEERSNSDELPCVIVGNKSDCYNERQVDKEDVLDWLYDNGMNAFLEVSAKLGDNILDIFQLLLDQVKGPYMRRLEPMLRRRLSASVVEETLSNDREHQLVPESVFSRSRSLKPRGGKPKTKRNSAKSKRAETTECTIS; encoded by the coding sequence ATGGCGGATGATGACCAGCGTCAACGCCTGGTGTTTCTAGGCGCTGGGGCTGTTGGCAAAAGTTCTATTATCCAACGATTCCTTAGTGATACGTTCAGCGAGCAGTACAAAGAGACGGTTGAAGATTTATACTGCCGGGAGTACAACGTCAACGGCTCTCTCGTCAAAGTGGACATTCTAGACACTGCTGGGAACTTCGCATTCCCGGCTATGAGACGATTATCGATCTCCACCGCCCACGCATTTGTTCTGGTTTATGCCATCAACAACAGGTCGTCTTTTGAAGAAATCAAGCGAGTTTGGGAACAAATCAAAGAAGAGCGGAGTAACAGCGATGAGTTACCGTGTGTCATAGTAGGCAATAAATCTGACTGTTACAATGAGAGACAGGTGGATAAAGAGGACGTATTGGACTGGCTCTATGACAATGGGATGAATGCGTTCTTGGAAGTATCCGCTAAACTTGGTGACAATATTCTAGACATATTTCAGTTGTTATTAGATCAGGTTAAAGGCCCTTACATGAGAAGACTAGAACCAATGCTTAGACGTCGCCTGAGCGCTAGTGTTGTAGAGGAAACACTCAGCAACGACCGTGAACATCAGTTGGTGCCTGAGTCAGTGTTTTCTAGAAGTCGTAGTCTTAAGCCACGAGGAggaaaacccaaaacaaaacgTAACAGTGCTAAATCAAAACGAGCTGAAACCACGGAGTGTACCATCAGTTAA